The following coding sequences are from one Niveibacterium umoris window:
- the aroQ gene encoding type II 3-dehydroquinate dehydratase has protein sequence MATAKRKTSQKAEAPPQRRVLVLHGPNLNLLGAREPEVYGRTTLSDIHEMLSARARADGVLLESFQSNHEGELIDRVQAAQSEGVDFILINPAGYTHTSVALRDAFAAVQIPFIEVHLSNIHAREPFRHHSYFSGIAVGVICGLGAQGYALALEYALNRIREN, from the coding sequence ATGGCAACAGCTAAGCGCAAGACCAGTCAGAAGGCCGAAGCACCGCCACAGCGGCGGGTGCTGGTTTTGCACGGGCCCAATCTGAACCTGCTTGGCGCTCGGGAACCCGAGGTCTACGGGCGGACGACCCTGTCCGACATCCACGAGATGCTTTCGGCGCGCGCCCGCGCGGACGGTGTGTTGCTCGAATCCTTCCAGAGCAATCACGAAGGTGAGTTGATCGATCGGGTTCAAGCCGCGCAGAGCGAAGGCGTCGATTTCATCCTGATCAACCCGGCGGGCTACACCCACACCTCGGTCGCACTACGCGACGCGTTCGCCGCAGTGCAGATCCCGTTCATCGAAGTCCATCTTTCCAACATCCACGCCCGCGAGCCGTTCCGGCACCACTCGTATTTTTCGGGAATCGCGGTGGGCGTGATCTGCGGTCTTGGCGCGCAAGGCTACGCCTTGGCGCTCGAATACGCACTCAATCGCATCCGCGAAAACTGA
- the accB gene encoding acetyl-CoA carboxylase biotin carboxyl carrier protein, with protein MDLRKLKKLIDLVQESGISELEVTEGEEKVRIAKHLNPPAGAQAHYYAAPPAPASAAPAAPVAAASAAAPAEAAQPDGHVVKSPMVGTFYRTSAPGAKPFVELGQSVATGDTLCIIEAMKLMNEIESDASGTIKAILVENGQPVEYGQPLFVIG; from the coding sequence ATGGATCTGAGAAAACTCAAAAAACTGATCGACCTTGTCCAGGAATCCGGCATCTCGGAACTGGAAGTCACCGAAGGCGAAGAAAAGGTCCGCATCGCCAAACACCTCAACCCGCCAGCCGGGGCTCAGGCGCACTACTACGCCGCGCCACCCGCGCCGGCCAGCGCAGCGCCTGCCGCCCCCGTGGCGGCGGCGAGCGCCGCGGCGCCGGCCGAGGCCGCTCAGCCGGACGGCCATGTCGTCAAATCGCCGATGGTCGGTACGTTCTACCGTACCTCGGCGCCGGGCGCGAAGCCCTTCGTCGAGCTCGGCCAGTCGGTTGCAACAGGCGACACGCTGTGCATCATCGAAGCGATGAAACTGATGAACGAGATCGAATCCGACGCGAGCGGGACGATCAAGGCCATCCTGGTCGAAAACGGTCAACCCGTCGAGTACGGCCAGCCGCTGTTCGTGATCGGCTAA
- the accC gene encoding acetyl-CoA carboxylase biotin carboxylase subunit — MFEKVLIANRGEIALRVLRACRELGIRTVAVHSEADISAKYVKLADESVCIGPAASAQSYLNVPAIIAAAEVTDAEAIHPGYGFLSENADFAERVEKSGFVFIGPRPDTIRLMGDKVSAKQAMIEAGVPCVPGSGGALPDDPKEITKIARAIGFPVIIKAAGGGGGRGMRVVHTEGALIQSVTMTRTEAQAAFSNPTVYMEKYLENPRHVEIQILADQHGNAIYLGERDCSMQRRHQKVIEEAPAPGIDRKLIEKVGKSCVDACKRIGYRGAGTFEFLFENGEFFFIEMNTRVQVEHPVTEMITGIDIVQEQIRVAFGEKLRYTQKDVVLRGHAMECRINAEDPFKFTPSPGKITNWHTPGGPGIRVDSHVYNGYTIPPNYDSMIGKVISYGDTREQAIRRLRIALSEMLVEGIKTNIPLHQELLHDGNFVRGGTSIHYLEAKLAKKD, encoded by the coding sequence ATGTTTGAAAAAGTCCTGATTGCCAACCGGGGTGAGATCGCGCTGCGTGTGCTGCGCGCTTGCCGCGAGCTTGGCATCCGCACCGTAGCGGTGCACTCCGAGGCCGATATCTCGGCCAAGTACGTCAAGCTCGCCGATGAGTCGGTCTGTATCGGCCCTGCGGCCTCTGCGCAGAGCTACCTCAACGTGCCTGCGATCATCGCGGCGGCCGAGGTCACCGACGCCGAGGCCATCCACCCCGGCTACGGGTTCCTGTCTGAAAACGCTGATTTCGCAGAGCGTGTCGAGAAATCCGGCTTCGTCTTCATCGGCCCGCGCCCCGACACCATCCGCCTGATGGGCGACAAGGTTTCGGCCAAGCAGGCGATGATCGAAGCGGGCGTGCCTTGCGTGCCCGGCTCCGGCGGCGCGCTGCCGGACGACCCGAAGGAAATCACCAAGATCGCCCGCGCGATCGGCTTCCCGGTCATCATCAAGGCGGCCGGTGGTGGCGGTGGCCGCGGCATGCGCGTGGTGCATACCGAAGGCGCGCTGATCCAGTCGGTGACGATGACCCGTACCGAAGCGCAGGCGGCCTTCAGCAACCCCACGGTCTACATGGAAAAGTATCTGGAAAATCCGCGCCATGTGGAAATCCAGATCCTCGCCGACCAGCACGGCAATGCGATCTACCTCGGCGAGCGCGATTGCTCGATGCAGCGCCGCCACCAGAAGGTGATCGAAGAGGCGCCTGCGCCCGGCATCGACCGCAAACTCATCGAAAAGGTCGGCAAGAGCTGCGTCGACGCGTGCAAGCGCATTGGCTACCGCGGCGCCGGCACCTTCGAGTTCCTGTTCGAAAACGGCGAGTTCTTCTTCATCGAGATGAACACCCGCGTGCAGGTTGAGCATCCGGTCACCGAGATGATCACCGGCATCGATATCGTGCAGGAACAAATTCGCGTCGCGTTTGGCGAGAAGCTGCGCTACACGCAAAAGGATGTGGTGCTGCGCGGTCACGCGATGGAGTGCCGCATCAACGCGGAAGACCCGTTCAAGTTCACGCCGTCTCCCGGCAAGATCACCAACTGGCACACGCCGGGCGGCCCGGGCATTCGCGTCGACTCGCATGTGTACAACGGCTACACGATCCCGCCGAACTACGATTCGATGATCGGCAAGGTGATTTCGTACGGCGACACACGCGAGCAGGCGATCCGCCGGCTGCGCATCGCGCTGTCCGAGATGCTGGTCGAAGGGATCAAGACCAACATTCCGCTGCACCAGGAATTGCTGCACGACGGCAACTTCGTGCGTGGCGGCACCAGCATTCACTATCTCGAAGCGAAGCTGGCGAAGAAGGACTGA
- the prmA gene encoding 50S ribosomal protein L11 methyltransferase, whose product MWLQVAIQADESHAEALSEALMDAGALSVSIDDADAGTPAEVAQFGEPGHPAQPLWQHSRVVALFDQDAEIAVALAEAAAQAGLDAVPPFTVEEVAEQDWVRLTQSQFDPIEIDPRLWIVPSWHEAPNPDAINIEMDPGLAFGTGSHPTTRLCLQWILDNVPQGCSVLDYGCGSGILGIAAAKMGAGKVVGIDIDERALESTQENASRNGVEMAVVHSGTPITERFDRVIANILTNPLCVLAPAIAACVADGGRLVLSGILEPQADQVIAAYAPYIALKVGDTFEGWVRLEGQR is encoded by the coding sequence ATGTGGCTGCAGGTCGCAATACAGGCGGATGAGTCTCACGCGGAGGCGCTTTCCGAAGCGCTGATGGATGCCGGCGCGCTCTCGGTATCCATTGATGATGCCGACGCCGGCACGCCGGCAGAAGTCGCCCAGTTCGGCGAGCCGGGCCACCCCGCGCAGCCGCTGTGGCAGCACAGTCGCGTCGTGGCGCTGTTCGACCAGGACGCGGAAATTGCCGTCGCGCTCGCTGAAGCGGCGGCTCAGGCCGGGCTGGACGCAGTACCGCCCTTCACCGTCGAGGAAGTCGCCGAGCAGGACTGGGTGCGGCTGACGCAGAGCCAGTTCGACCCGATCGAGATCGATCCGCGCCTGTGGATCGTGCCATCGTGGCATGAGGCGCCGAATCCGGACGCGATCAACATCGAAATGGACCCGGGCCTGGCCTTCGGCACCGGCTCGCATCCGACCACCCGCCTTTGCCTGCAGTGGATTCTCGACAATGTCCCGCAAGGCTGCAGCGTGCTCGACTACGGCTGCGGCTCCGGCATCCTGGGTATTGCTGCGGCCAAGATGGGTGCTGGCAAGGTCGTCGGCATCGACATTGACGAGCGCGCCCTCGAAAGCACCCAGGAAAACGCCTCGCGCAACGGCGTGGAAATGGCCGTCGTGCATAGCGGCACGCCGATCACCGAACGCTTCGACCGGGTCATCGCCAACATCCTGACCAATCCGCTGTGCGTGCTCGCACCTGCCATCGCAGCCTGCGTCGCAGACGGCGGGCGGCTGGTGTTGTCCGGCATCCTCGAACCGCAGGCCGACCAGGTCATCGCGGCTTACGCCCCCTACATCGCGCTGAAAGTGGGTGACACTTTCGAAGGCTGGGTCCGGCTGGAGGGCCAACGCTGA
- a CDS encoding DUF3426 domain-containing protein, translated as MLTTRCPHCGTAFRVKPEQLRARGGRVRCGHCQAPFSALESLIDVVPEAPAPDATGGSDSAPVSAPANALAHASSATPSEAPTPSAAASEPASAASAPVNEPVPQAVPAATPKPDTLPTQETVEIRPAPVAISSVLASHRASTWGGSAGHELAPPMPELDPSAPHRPQFDLDFDLDSDELPVSTPAVTPAPAPVTSDFVRPVRSDEKTTLTFDWRAGNDIPGGLGGPAEPHESEVDLSAPDWHQDLPESRADGAVTEVPLDADDASPEQTDDEPVFVTAFASPSGQSTTPDWQALTAPEAAEEIGEDRFSPLPEPTFTSNETHVDEITEAPNEPELIEHEADEHDAYEHGATGPKSDFVHSFDWDRSHARRSASWPWALGASVLLIATVAQALLWARHDIAREFPTTRPLFETACARIGCAMPWPRVAGLISIDASDLHPRPDRNGQLELSGTLHNKAAFAQAYPYLEVTLTDVFNRALVRRALPPETWLPPSLKATPSFAPTSDVAFTIYLDAEGQAATGYKLYAFYP; from the coding sequence ATGCTGACGACGCGCTGCCCGCACTGCGGCACCGCGTTCCGCGTCAAGCCGGAACAACTGCGCGCACGCGGCGGCCGGGTGCGCTGCGGCCATTGCCAGGCGCCCTTTTCGGCACTCGAATCGCTGATCGACGTCGTCCCGGAGGCGCCCGCACCGGATGCCACGGGTGGCAGCGACAGCGCACCGGTCTCCGCTCCAGCCAACGCCCTTGCGCACGCCAGCAGCGCAACGCCATCCGAGGCGCCGACACCCAGCGCTGCGGCCTCGGAACCCGCATCGGCCGCGTCGGCGCCAGTGAACGAACCGGTGCCGCAAGCGGTGCCGGCCGCCACACCGAAGCCCGATACGCTGCCCACGCAAGAAACAGTGGAGATTCGGCCCGCTCCGGTCGCGATCAGTTCGGTGCTGGCCTCGCACCGTGCAAGCACCTGGGGTGGCAGCGCTGGGCACGAACTCGCCCCGCCGATGCCGGAGCTCGATCCCTCGGCGCCCCATCGCCCCCAGTTCGATCTCGACTTCGACCTGGATTCGGACGAACTGCCGGTCAGCACGCCAGCCGTCACGCCTGCGCCTGCGCCGGTGACCAGCGACTTCGTGCGCCCGGTCCGTTCGGACGAGAAGACCACGTTGACCTTCGATTGGCGCGCCGGCAACGACATTCCTGGCGGCCTGGGCGGCCCTGCCGAGCCCCACGAGTCGGAAGTGGATCTCTCGGCACCGGATTGGCATCAGGACTTGCCGGAAAGTCGCGCTGACGGTGCTGTGACCGAAGTGCCCTTGGACGCTGACGACGCATCGCCAGAGCAGACGGACGACGAGCCAGTATTCGTCACCGCATTTGCGTCGCCGTCGGGGCAGTCGACAACGCCTGATTGGCAGGCGCTGACTGCGCCGGAAGCGGCCGAGGAGATCGGCGAGGACCGCTTTTCACCGCTGCCCGAGCCGACCTTCACCAGTAACGAAACGCATGTTGATGAGATCACCGAGGCGCCGAACGAGCCCGAGCTGATCGAGCACGAAGCCGATGAGCACGATGCCTATGAGCACGGTGCCACCGGCCCGAAGAGCGACTTCGTGCACAGCTTTGACTGGGACCGATCGCACGCCCGGCGCAGCGCAAGCTGGCCGTGGGCGCTGGGCGCGAGCGTGTTGCTGATCGCCACCGTCGCACAGGCGCTGCTGTGGGCGCGCCACGACATCGCGCGGGAATTCCCGACCACACGCCCCCTCTTTGAAACCGCCTGCGCCCGGATCGGCTGCGCAATGCCCTGGCCGCGCGTCGCGGGGCTTATCAGCATTGATGCCTCCGATCTGCATCCACGCCCAGACCGCAACGGCCAGCTTGAACTCAGCGGCACGCTGCACAACAAGGCCGCATTTGCGCAGGCCTACCCCTACCTCGAAGTCACGCTGACTGACGTCTTCAACCGGGCGCTTGTGCGACGCGCACTGCCGCCGGAAACCTGGCTACCGCCCTCGCTGAAGGCCACGCCCTCTTTCGCGCCCACCAGCGACGTGGCCTTCACGATCTACCTCGATGCCGAAGGACAGGCAGCGACCGGCTACAAGCTCTACGCGTTTTATCCGTAG
- a CDS encoding DNA-3-methyladenine glycosylase family protein, translating into MSAIPTATVRRLRAAERGLAAADPALGLLIARHGHCGIVPQPDRSPYAALVTAVMYQQLAGKAAETIHRRFLALFPGHDFPSPAQLLAASDEHLRSAGLSRQKQGYLRDIAAKAHEGLIPVASGELDHLDDEAIIARLTAARGVGRWTVEMFLIFTLGRLDVLPVDDYGVRAGYARAHGLDAMPTSRELREIGAAWAPWRSVASWYLWQAADAD; encoded by the coding sequence ATGAGCGCGATCCCGACGGCGACCGTGCGGCGTCTGCGCGCGGCTGAGCGTGGGCTTGCCGCCGCAGACCCAGCGCTTGGGTTGCTGATCGCCCGTCACGGGCACTGCGGCATCGTGCCGCAACCGGATCGATCGCCCTATGCGGCGCTCGTGACCGCAGTGATGTATCAGCAACTCGCGGGCAAGGCGGCTGAAACTATCCACCGTCGTTTCCTGGCGCTGTTCCCGGGTCACGACTTTCCATCTCCCGCGCAGCTTCTTGCTGCGAGCGACGAACACCTGCGGTCGGCCGGGCTGTCGCGGCAGAAGCAGGGCTATCTTCGCGACATCGCCGCAAAGGCGCATGAAGGCTTGATCCCGGTCGCGTCTGGCGAACTCGACCACCTGGATGACGAGGCGATCATCGCGCGCCTCACGGCCGCGCGTGGCGTCGGGCGCTGGACGGTCGAAATGTTCCTGATCTTCACGCTGGGGCGACTGGATGTGCTGCCGGTGGACGACTATGGCGTCCGCGCCGGCTATGCACGGGCGCACGGCCTCGATGCCATGCCGACGTCGCGTGAGCTGCGTGAAATCGGTGCTGCCTGGGCGCCCTGGCGCAGCGTGGCGAGCTGGTATCTCTGGCAGGCAGCGGACGCCGACTAG
- a CDS encoding sensor domain-containing diguanylate cyclase produces the protein MAVMAAAIHAALALVLVLTVRRRSELPGGDLLSLGMALVALGVLALVANMIYALPGGRAIFNAGVLSGFVAFLEGLRRFDGAPARVALIPAAATLALVVSIGLSGTPMLDALRVTLVSLLLVSVNGAIAVRVLEPGAPEEQPARVVVLLAATGLGGVFCARIAATWLPGGLLAHDELNRVLCYVGVSVLSLMLTFGWLLWANLRVAAQLGRLARIDDLTGLANRLSLTEALVRQHARSQRSGRLYGVVMLNIDRFGAIDEGFGASAGDRVLVEISKRLLVVARADDMCARFSGDEFCVLLPETNLVDAQRFAERVRRAITGEPVRLGDGAIAVSVSIGVADSLQGERPHAVVRRADLALAAAREAGGNRIEGWQAPTPVDPQGASDESGPLTSFLRNPLRA, from the coding sequence ATGGCTGTCATGGCGGCCGCGATTCACGCGGCGCTGGCCTTGGTATTGGTTCTGACGGTGCGACGACGCAGCGAATTGCCGGGGGGCGATCTGCTGAGTCTGGGCATGGCGCTGGTCGCCCTGGGTGTGCTCGCGTTGGTGGCGAACATGATCTACGCCCTTCCGGGCGGGCGCGCGATCTTCAACGCCGGCGTGCTGTCCGGCTTCGTGGCCTTTCTCGAAGGGCTGCGCCGGTTCGACGGCGCCCCTGCTCGCGTCGCGTTGATCCCTGCAGCAGCCACCCTTGCCCTTGTCGTGAGCATCGGACTGAGTGGTACGCCAATGCTGGATGCCTTGCGTGTCACCTTGGTCTCGCTGCTGCTCGTGAGCGTGAACGGCGCCATCGCGGTGCGCGTCCTGGAGCCGGGTGCGCCGGAAGAACAGCCTGCTCGCGTGGTGGTGTTGCTGGCGGCCACCGGGCTGGGCGGGGTTTTCTGTGCGCGGATCGCGGCGACCTGGCTGCCGGGCGGCCTGCTGGCACACGACGAACTGAATCGTGTGCTGTGTTACGTCGGCGTCAGCGTGCTGTCGTTGATGCTGACCTTCGGCTGGTTGCTTTGGGCGAACCTGCGGGTGGCTGCGCAACTGGGGCGACTGGCACGCATCGATGACCTGACGGGGCTCGCGAACCGATTGTCGCTGACCGAAGCGCTGGTGCGGCAGCATGCCCGTTCGCAACGCAGCGGCCGGCTCTATGGCGTGGTAATGCTCAACATCGACCGCTTTGGCGCGATCGATGAGGGCTTCGGTGCCTCGGCCGGCGATCGGGTGCTGGTCGAAATCTCGAAACGCCTGCTGGTCGTGGCGCGCGCCGACGACATGTGCGCGCGCTTCAGCGGTGACGAGTTTTGCGTCCTACTGCCCGAAACGAATCTCGTTGATGCCCAGCGCTTCGCCGAACGCGTGCGGCGTGCCATCACCGGCGAGCCGGTACGCCTGGGCGATGGCGCGATTGCGGTCAGCGTGAGCATTGGCGTTGCTGACAGCCTGCAAGGCGAGCGCCCGCATGCCGTCGTGCGGCGCGCCGATCTGGCGCTGGCGGCGGCACGCGAAGCTGGTGGCAACCGGATCGAGGGCTGGCAGGCACCGACACCCGTAGACCCTCAGGGCGCCAGCGACGAGTCCGGCCCGCTCACCAGTTTCCTGCGTAATCCCTTGCGCGCATGA
- a CDS encoding threonine/serine ThrE exporter family protein has protein sequence MNPAQPELAHDAFSAEPDAAMNFLHRTARLLLEYNMRSELLHRKLVRAARHLGVDVLVFVTYRGVTLFSPGGHQYHAQAPELRINVAVSAAVNGIVDAVCEDRMSLSDAIAELDSIEQRSKRHNRWLLAAIFGIAAAALARLLQADWGAVVVSGVSSGLGLLARQELAKRHVVLFAMPFTAALIGSVMGGLVIRAGWTATPGFCLMVPALMLVPGPHLINGLYDMLENHMQTGISRLGLAIGILVAAALGVFLGGWITLGMTTVAATPSADAHLTLLTDILLAGLAACGFGAFYNEPWRVLWISVLCGMVGHGIRFLAMQNGVSQEIATLAACLAIGAMANVAVDRLRVPFAAVAFAGAVPMMPGVFIYQGIAGAMQVAREGAHADPALLAGTFACFFKACFVVGAMGLGLLLGARMAGLVRRPRA, from the coding sequence ATGAATCCTGCCCAACCCGAACTCGCGCACGACGCATTTTCGGCAGAACCCGACGCAGCAATGAACTTCCTGCATCGCACTGCGCGCCTTTTGCTCGAATACAACATGCGGTCCGAGCTGTTGCATCGCAAGTTGGTGCGCGCGGCGCGCCATCTTGGTGTCGATGTCCTGGTCTTCGTGACCTATCGCGGGGTCACACTGTTTTCGCCCGGTGGCCACCAGTATCACGCCCAGGCGCCGGAGTTGCGGATCAACGTGGCGGTCAGCGCTGCGGTCAATGGCATCGTCGATGCGGTGTGCGAAGACCGCATGTCGCTGAGCGACGCAATCGCCGAACTCGATTCAATCGAGCAGCGTTCGAAACGCCATAACCGCTGGCTGCTGGCGGCGATCTTCGGCATTGCGGCAGCGGCGCTGGCACGCCTGCTGCAGGCCGACTGGGGCGCGGTGGTGGTGAGCGGCGTTTCGTCGGGGCTGGGCCTGCTGGCGCGCCAGGAACTGGCCAAGCGCCACGTAGTGCTGTTTGCGATGCCCTTCACCGCGGCGCTGATCGGATCGGTGATGGGCGGGCTGGTGATTCGGGCGGGGTGGACGGCCACGCCGGGGTTCTGTCTGATGGTGCCGGCCCTGATGCTGGTGCCCGGCCCGCACCTCATCAACGGGCTCTACGACATGCTCGAAAACCACATGCAGACCGGCATATCGCGCCTGGGACTCGCGATCGGCATCCTTGTCGCCGCCGCGCTGGGCGTGTTTCTTGGTGGCTGGATCACGCTCGGCATGACCACCGTTGCTGCAACGCCTTCGGCCGACGCGCACCTCACCTTGCTGACGGACATCCTGCTGGCCGGGCTTGCCGCGTGCGGCTTCGGTGCGTTCTATAACGAACCGTGGCGGGTGCTCTGGATCTCCGTGTTGTGCGGCATGGTGGGCCACGGCATCCGTTTCCTTGCCATGCAGAACGGCGTGTCACAGGAAATCGCGACGCTCGCCGCGTGCCTCGCCATTGGCGCCATGGCCAACGTGGCGGTCGATCGCCTGCGCGTGCCCTTTGCCGCGGTGGCCTTTGCCGGTGCGGTGCCGATGATGCCCGGGGTGTTCATCTATCAGGGCATCGCTGGCGCCATGCAGGTTGCACGCGAAGGCGCCCACGCCGACCCTGCATTGCTGGCTGGTACATTTGCCTGTTTCTTCAAGGCGTGTTTCGTGGTCGGCGCGATGGGGCTGGGCCTGCTGCTGGGGGCGAGGATGGCGGGCCTGGTGCGTCGCCCGCGCGCTTGA
- a CDS encoding M4 family metallopeptidase, with amino-acid sequence MVFRKRQLVVSIAFALSGISAASAQEALSAPARRAQTHLQNFSSYVQASDGDQFIARGTIVDADGSEHVRFDRTYKGLRVIGGDVVVHSNARGQAMRFSHTMTTRHQLDTHPTLDDTAAIASAESAFRGQRDAASRAEQVIYARGARPALAYEVITTGTAPDGTPSVMHTFIDAHGGHVLDKWDEIETAATAGTGKSLFDGAVPLTTDSQTTGGYALRDPSRGNHYTTNMKNRTSGGTTFTDADNVWGSGTTADTATAAVDATYGQNMTWDYYKNVHGRNGIANDGRGAYSRVHYSRNYVNAFWSDSCFCMTYGDGDGTSYYPLVSLDVAGHEMTHGVTSRTANLTYSGESGGLNEATSDIFGTLVEFYAGNASDPGDYLIGEKIFVSNKGVANPTKALRYMFKPSLDGSSPDCYTSTIGSLDVHYSSGVANHVFYLMAEGAVVPTGFNLTPSQLVCNGDTALTALGRDVAGKIWYRALTVYMTSNTNYKGARTATLNAAADLYGTSSAQYAAVGRAWSAVSVN; translated from the coding sequence ATGGTGTTTCGCAAACGGCAGCTTGTGGTCTCCATCGCATTTGCGTTGTCCGGCATTAGCGCGGCTTCCGCCCAGGAAGCCCTGTCTGCGCCGGCTCGCCGTGCGCAAACGCATCTTCAGAATTTCAGCAGCTACGTCCAGGCGTCCGATGGCGATCAGTTCATCGCGCGCGGCACCATTGTTGATGCCGACGGTTCCGAACATGTGCGCTTCGATCGCACTTACAAGGGGCTGCGCGTGATTGGCGGCGACGTGGTCGTACACTCCAACGCCCGCGGTCAGGCGATGCGTTTCAGCCACACGATGACCACACGCCACCAGCTCGACACGCATCCGACGCTGGACGACACCGCTGCCATCGCGAGCGCCGAGTCCGCCTTCCGCGGGCAACGCGACGCTGCCTCGCGCGCAGAGCAGGTGATCTACGCGCGCGGTGCCCGGCCGGCCCTTGCGTACGAGGTCATCACCACCGGCACCGCGCCGGACGGCACGCCGAGCGTGATGCACACCTTCATCGATGCGCACGGCGGCCATGTGCTCGACAAGTGGGACGAGATCGAGACCGCCGCGACCGCCGGTACCGGCAAGAGCCTCTTCGATGGCGCCGTGCCACTCACCACCGATAGCCAGACCACCGGCGGCTACGCGCTGCGCGACCCGTCGCGCGGCAACCACTACACCACCAACATGAAGAACCGCACCAGCGGCGGCACCACCTTCACCGACGCCGACAACGTGTGGGGCAGCGGCACCACCGCCGACACCGCCACGGCGGCCGTTGACGCCACCTACGGCCAGAACATGACCTGGGACTACTACAAGAACGTCCATGGTCGTAATGGCATCGCCAACGACGGGCGCGGCGCGTATTCGCGGGTGCACTACAGCCGCAACTATGTGAACGCGTTCTGGAGCGACTCCTGCTTTTGCATGACCTACGGCGACGGCGACGGCACCAGCTACTACCCGCTGGTGTCACTCGATGTGGCCGGCCACGAGATGACCCACGGCGTCACCAGCCGCACCGCGAATCTCACCTACTCGGGCGAATCGGGCGGTCTCAACGAAGCCACTTCCGACATCTTCGGCACGCTGGTCGAGTTCTATGCCGGCAACGCCTCGGACCCGGGCGACTACCTGATCGGCGAGAAGATCTTCGTCTCGAACAAGGGCGTCGCCAACCCGACCAAGGCGCTGCGTTACATGTTCAAGCCCAGCCTCGATGGCTCGTCGCCGGACTGCTACACCAGCACGATCGGCTCGCTCGACGTGCACTACTCGTCCGGCGTTGCGAACCATGTCTTCTACCTCATGGCTGAAGGCGCCGTGGTGCCCACCGGCTTCAACCTGACGCCGTCGCAACTGGTGTGCAATGGCGACACCGCCCTCACCGCGCTCGGGCGTGATGTGGCGGGCAAGATCTGGTATCGCGCCCTCACGGTGTACATGACGTCCAACACCAACTACAAGGGTGCGCGCACCGCAACCCTGAACGCAGCAGCCGACCTTTACGGCACCAGCTCCGCGCAGTACGCGGCGGTGGGCCGTGCCTGGTCGGCCGTCAGCGTGAATTGA
- a CDS encoding GNAT family N-acetyltransferase, whose translation MLTAPPPKLQLEPLAAHHAAPFWPHAQDAALYAYVPIEQPESEVAVAAWFARLAAGAPAALQEEWLNWAVVLPTEDAVAGIVQATVVPDGEAELAYLIAPAFWQRGIGYHAVRMMIDWLWRERAVTTLRAVADTRNLRSQQLLERLGFVLAGEVPSSIRGEPSIDRVYAGHVRGVQRVA comes from the coding sequence ATGCTGACAGCGCCGCCCCCCAAGCTCCAGCTCGAACCCCTCGCCGCGCACCATGCCGCGCCATTCTGGCCGCACGCCCAGGACGCGGCGCTGTACGCCTATGTGCCGATCGAACAGCCCGAATCGGAGGTCGCCGTCGCCGCCTGGTTCGCGCGGCTTGCCGCCGGCGCACCGGCCGCTTTGCAGGAAGAGTGGCTCAACTGGGCCGTCGTGCTGCCCACCGAAGACGCCGTCGCCGGCATCGTCCAGGCCACCGTGGTGCCGGATGGCGAAGCCGAGCTTGCCTATCTCATCGCGCCCGCCTTCTGGCAGCGCGGCATCGGTTACCACGCCGTGCGCATGATGATCGACTGGCTGTGGCGCGAACGCGCCGTCACGACGCTGCGCGCCGTCGCCGACACCCGCAACCTGCGCTCACAACAGCTGCTTGAACGCCTCGGTTTCGTGCTCGCCGGCGAGGTGCCTTCGTCGATCCGCGGCGAGCCGAGCATCGATCGCGTCTACGCCGGCCACGTGCGCGGGGTGCAGCGCGTGGCCTGA